In a genomic window of Brettanomyces nanus chromosome 1, complete sequence:
- a CDS encoding uncharacterized protein (BUSCO:EOG09344GDH), with protein sequence MSDQEEKTQPEENQEVVKKEESVLVESSADLEDDVAKLTKHKRTHSESGDGVVKKAETINTKGTDEQSGIEEDVVDVNVEADDYADDKEKKQEAFERKFAAIMKNPKKRKKNNDVDLEAMQDEAISDLKNMMKEAAYEDIECVNNKKPATNKLKLLPKVKQTLLKSNLYDSILDNNLLEAVRIWMEPLPDASLPSYEIQKTLLKELTKLPIKTIHLRESGLGKVMIFYQKSAKVDPTLKRTADKLISNWTRPIMGRSDNYRAKTVPSASFNPEKFRAEQRLHSGADTVKKLQKKSLYQESADRRKRAAAPEARASVYTIAPQVSSEAFHGHHKSNVAAMGIGSSLSRDERFKRLNQKLTHMSQKKGNSKKGGVSIEGKGVNTF encoded by the coding sequence ATGTCTGatcaggaagaaaaaacgCAGCCCGAAGAGAACCAGGAAGttgtaaagaaagaagagtcgGTTTTGGTTGAATCGTCAGccgatttggaagatgacGTTGCTAAACTAACGAAGCATAAACGGACACATTCAGAGAGTGGTGATGGTGTGGTTAAGAAGGCAGAAACAATAAATACAAAAGGCACAGATGAGCAAAGCggtattgaagaagatgtcgTTGATGTGAACGTAGAAGCAGATGATTATGCGGAcgataaagagaagaaacaggAGGCATTTGAAAGGAAGTTTGCGGCCATTATGAAAAACccaaagaaaaggaagaagaacaatgATGTTGATCTAGAAGCCATGCAGGATGAAGCTATCAgtgatttgaagaatatgatgaaGGAAGCCGCCTATGAAGACATTGAATGTGTGAATAACAAGAAACCAGCCACTAATAAGTTGAAGTTATTACCCAAGGTTAAGCAAACGTTGCTAAAGTCGAACTTATACGACTCCATTTTGGATAACAATCTGCTTGAAGCAGTGAGAATATGGATGGAGCCACTTCCAGATGCTTCCTTACCATCATATGAGATTCAAAAGACTCTTCTGAAGGAGCTCACCAAATTACCTATAAAGACGATACATCTACGTGAGTCCGGGTTAGGAAAAGTGATGATTTTCTATCAGAAATCTGCAAAAGTGGATCCTACATTAAAGAGGACTGCAGATAAATTGATCAGTAACTGGACTAGGCCTATTATGGGTAGATCGGATAATTACAGAGCCAAGACTGTTCCCTCAGCATCGTTCAACCCTGAGAAATTCAGAGCCGAGCAAAGACTACACTCCGGTGCCGACACCGTTAAGAAGCTTCAGAAAAAAAGTCTCTATCAGGAGAGTGCtgatagaagaaagagagctGCAGCACCGGAAGCCAGAGCATCTGTGTATACTATTGCACCACAGGTTAGCTCAGAGGCTTTCCATGGCCACCATAAATCGAACGTTGCTGCTATGGGTATCGGATCGTCTCTGAGTAGAGACGAAAGattcaagagattgaaCCAAAAGTTAACGCACATGTCGCAGAAGAAGGGTAACAGTAAAAAGGGTGGAGTGAGTATCGAAGGAAAAGGTGTTAACACTTTCTAA
- a CDS encoding uncharacterized protein (BUSCO:EOG0934491O) yields MTSIKPFHATDLFDLNPINLDPLTENFYIYFYLQYLSDWPTLFYKSTSSLGTPTGYMLAKTEGQVAKKEWHAHISAVTIDPNYRRIGLGSYLCTTLETYTQDEKPYFAFFIDLFVKCNNTLAINFYEKLGYSVYRRVIGYYGGSSSSLKLPNKNKLNDNTDAFDMRKSLKRDSNTECVRKNGRKHHILPQEVGF; encoded by the coding sequence ATGACATCCATCAAACCGTTCCATGCTACCGACTTATTCGACCTAAACCCCATCAATCTTGATCCCCTCACTGAGAACTTTTACATATACTTCTACCTACAGTATCTCAGTGATTGGCCCACCCTCTTCTATAAATCAACCTCCTCACTAGGAACCCCCACTGGTTATATGTTGGCAAAGACAGAGGGACAGGTGgccaagaaagaatggCATGCTCATATCTCTGCAGTTACTATAGATCCTAACTATAGAAGAATAGGCCTAGGTTCTTACCTCTGTACCACCCTTGAAACCTACACCCAGGATGAAAAGCCCTACTTTGCATTCTTCATCGACTTGTTTGTCAAGTGCAATAATACCTTAGCGATTAACTTTTACGAGAAACTCGGTTACTCCGTTTATAGAAGAGTGATAGGATACTATGGAGgatcctcctcttccttaAAATTGCCCAATAAGAATAAGCTGAACGACAATACAGATGCTTTTGATATGCGtaagagtttgaaaagggACTCTAATACAGAATGCGTTAGAAAGAATGGTAGAAAACATCATATACTACCGCAAGAAGTTGGTTTTTAA
- the RPS23A gene encoding 40S ribosomal protein S23-A has product MGKGKPRGLNSARKLRTKRRTNKWADSLYKSRLLGTAYKSSPFSGASHAKGIVLEKLGVESKQPNSAIRKCVRVQLVKNGKKVTAFVPNDGCLNYVDENDEVLLAGFGRRGRAKGDLPGVRFKVVKVAGVSLIALYKEKKEKPRS; this is encoded by the coding sequence ATGGGTAAGGGAAAGCCAAGAGGACTTAACTCCGCTAGAAAGCTCAGAACTAAGAGAAGAACCAATAAATGGGCCGACTCGTTATATAAGTCGAGATTACTCGGTACCGCTTAcaaatcttctccattctcCGGTGCATCTCACGCTAAGGGTATCgttttggagaagttgggtGTTGAATCCAAACAGCCAAACTCTGCTATCAGAAAGTGTGTCAGAGTGCAATTGGTCAAGAATGGTAAGAAGGTTACCGCATTCGTTCCAAACGATGGTTGTTTGAACTACGTTGATGAGAACGATGAAGTTTTGCTTGCCGGTTTCGGTAGAAGAGGCAGAGCTAAGGGTGATCTTCCCGGTGTCAGATTTAAGGTTGTTAAGGTTGCCGGTGTGTCTTTGATTGCCTTatacaaagagaagaaggaaaagcCAAGATCATGA
- a CDS encoding uncharacterized protein (EggNog:ENOG41), which produces MTPDEYVQDIVAHYLEHHSFSKTLETFEIEANRKFNTARVEESLTSIVNDRVNFKELRDNAALNDNDDDSPVYTPQQIQLINDRLLQIPMWTVVKPTDKQELDILKDSLVIYSRYDRIKVDGADFNVGIFTTSGLSLCIYDLDANTLLMSNSGLHPSNPIKAVLCVPDTDIVLMCGMEGSLTVGRLVKDRDGLALVKLVEGIKLHKRLITSIDYISFSKNMGYLCSVGWDSKFVVHKVQLNEDNPAIIKLDEKSLRTKATCLLTMTDRESGLPVILVGSTDSSMISMFIISNSEKLVEVAKLSLNDSEFSSHSFQPMTLAQVGTNLVSVGTDHVPYLRVITIMIPSIRGVLKQNLPIIRNIIVSNLNSMTPQNKYSSPILLNRPDDKQGIWILGDDGTIRGFDLSTGKVVETLKTHKGRIKTAFVGTNSKHQEIIVSTGAMDRTIALWK; this is translated from the coding sequence ATGACACCTGATGAGTACGTACAAGATATAGTTGCACATTATCTAGAGCACCACTCATTTTCAAAGACCCTTGAAACCTTCGAAATCGAGGCCAATCGTAAGTTCAACACTGCCAGAGTCGAAGAGTCGCTTACCAGCATAGTCAATGATCGAGTCAACTTTAAAGAATTGAGGGATAATGCTGCTCTAAatgacaatgatgatgattctcCCGTCTACACTCCACAGCAGATTCAGCTCATCAATGATAGACTACTTCAGATTCCTATGTGGACTGTTGTCAAGCCTACCGATAAGCAAGAGCTAGATATACTTAAAGATTCGTTGGTGATCTACTCACGCTACGATCGCATCAAGGTGGATGGTGCTGATTTCAATGTTGGAATTTTCACTACTAGCGGTCTCTCGTTGTGCATATATGACTTGGATGCaaatactcttcttatGTCTAACTCTGGTCTTCACCCTAGTAATCCTATTAAGGCTGTTCTCTGTGTGCCGGACACTGATATCGTGCTGATGTGTGGAATGGAAGGATCTTTAACGGTGGGCCGTTTGGTCAAAGATAGAGATGGACTCGCGTTGGTCAAGTTAGTTGAAGGTATCAAATTACACAAACGATTAATTACATCCATTGATTATATTTCCTTCTCAAAGAACATGGGATACCTCTGTTCTGTTGGCTGGGACTCTAAATTTGTTGTGCACAAAGTTCAACTGAATGAGGATAATCCTGCTATTATCAAATTAGATGAGAAATCACTCAGAACTAAAGCTACCTGTCTATTAACTATGACTGACCGGGAATCTGGACTACCAGTTATTTTAGTAGGATCCACGGATAGCTCTATGATCTCTATGTTTATCATCTCGAATTCCGAGAAATTGGTAGAGGTGGCCAAACTTTCGTTGAATGATTCGGAGTTTTCCAGTCATTCTTTCCAGCCGATGACCCTAGCACAGGTAGGTACTAACTTGGTGTCTGTTGGTACAGATCATGTTCCATATCTCCGGGTAATTACTATCATGATTCCGTCAATAAGAGGGGTATTGAAGCAGAATCTCCCCATTATTCGTAACATTATAGTATCAAATTTAAACTCAATGACCCCACAAAATAAGTactcttctccaattctgTTGAATCGGCCAGACGATAAGCAGGGTATTTGGATCTTGGGTGATGATGGAACTATCAGGGGTTTTGATTTAAGTACAGGTAAGGTGGTAGAGACATTAAAGACCCATAAAGGAAGGATTAAAACTGCCTTTGTTGGTACAAATAGTAAACACCAAGAGATTATAGTGTCTACTGGAGCAATGGACCGGACCATTGCACTTTGGAAGTGA
- a CDS encoding uncharacterized protein (BUSCO:EOG09340O1S): MDENVTKVFVSGGSTFVRHSAKSDFLYVCSSSILKVFDLTKPEQEPEVLDVVNGAKSFETGHNTALVASNNGECHIYDLKTLKETATLLRSPLGLTSAVFTHGGAMALCGGLDGKLQLVEIKSSEHGVKSTVDVREQIASLSYNDVGDLAAVSLANGDLAIYSYTTAEPTRLHTFSSILVDKRSVIGDADTLRADSGLPLDDDDDDMDGFDDDLDQDIANGGAPQTQPMGKDSTAKFSSVRPDWHPSGDLLAIPTRVREIVVYDRSDLSKPKFQFQSTKDGSHTKPIIDLHWSPNGKLLASVGLDNKLVVWDYKTQRSVQSFDVPMRAFSLSWNRHSDMIIIGTTSGNIIRYEVESSTSKLVSDEATEQEGDEEEEGTNEHLDIDGEKEADSNTGGSPGADSLGSEGLFGGEDDFIIDDDGAGYTENGKRSADDIHNGSGGMHKHKKVRFDNQYQGLSRLLPYSPGGTPWETSRRYLTINPVGYAWSVKQEGYNTVTVTFFDRSLHREYHFRDFNSIDIASMNGEGILLAGSAYHKSLHGSKERVKATMIFKTHDQSRNWQREIQLQPGEFLTSVSLGPNAVFACSSLGYVRRYSLYGRLERLEKMPPVVACINSSKYLVTVTYTSPYNYSFNLQDLDGKYYQRSESLPISVSVEGKRHPIRGLFFSSDGDPCIVGQDNVILVLSRWRDPLQACWVPILDANEGLRRIATGDNVTAWPLGLFKDQFNFIVVRGSEYPSFPLTLPSEMSVKLPVGDDSEGQKTEDTNEEGNGIDNDSDDQPKEKKNSGNSAEEELIRTIVQAELLNDAITNDDVEDETAEERLAALSVRYDAALLKQVGQSCNEGDISDAFYLSTKLRDDRALAAAAKMAERLELAGLVAKINRLREARMEIEEEAEEE; this comes from the coding sequence ATGGACGAGAACGTGACAAAAGTATTTGTTTCTGGTGGAAGCACGTTTGTGCGCCACTCAGCCAAATCAGATTTCCTCTATGTGTGTTCTAGCAGTATTCTTAAGGTGTTTGATCTAACGAAACCAGAACAGGAACCGGAGGTGCTTGATGTGGTGAACGGAGCAAAATCATTTGAGACAGGACACAATACGGCATTGGTTGCGTCAAATAATGGTGAATGCCACATTTATGACCTCAAGACACTTAAAGAAACAGCGACTTTGCTACGCTCTCCCTTGGGTCTAACTTCGGCTGTATTCACTCATGGAGGAGCCATGGCATTATGTGGAGGACTTGATGGCAAGTTACAATTGGTTGAAATCAAGAGTTCTGAACATGGTGTGAAGAGTACCGTGGATGTTCGGGAGCAAATTGCATCGTTGTCATACAACGACGTGGGAGATCTGGCTGCTGTGTCTCTTGCCAATGGTGATTTGGCAATTTATTCATACACTACAGCCGAGCCAACGAGGCTGCATACATTCTCTAGCATTTTAGTCGACAAAAGATCTGTTATAGGTGATGCAGACACTTTAAGAGCGGACAGTGGTTTACCCctcgatgatgacgacgacgacaTGGATGGCTTTGACGACGATTTGGATCAAGATATAGCCAACGGTGGTGCTCCTCAGACTCAGCCTATGGGAAAGGATAGTACTGCTAAGTTTTCTTCAGTACGTCCCGATTGGCATCCAAGTGGCGATCTATTAGCGATTCCTACAAGAGTGAGAGAAATTGTGGTCTATGACAGAAGCGACTTGTCCAAACCTAAATTTCAATTTCAGTCAACTAAAGATGGGTCTCATACTAAGCCCATTATTGATTTGCATTGGTCGCCCAACGGTAAGCTCCTGGCATCGGTGGGACTCGATAACAAATTGGTTGTTTGGGATTACAAGACGCAGAGGTCTGTTCAGAGCTTTGATGTTCCTATGAGAGCGTTTAGTTTGTCTTGGAACAGACACTCTGACATGATAATCATTGGAACTACATCCGGAAATATTATTAGATATGAAGTTGAAAGTTCCACATCCAAGTTAGTTTCCGATGAAGCTACCGAACAGGAAGGagacgaggaagaagagggCACGAACGAACACCTGGACATCgatggagagaaagaggcGGACTCAAATACTGGGGGATCACCAGGTGCAGATTCGTTGGGCTCAGAGGGTTTGTTTGGTGGCGAAGACGACTTTATCATCGATGACGATGGTGCAGGCTATACTGAGAATGGTAAGAGATCTGCTGATGATATTCATAATGGCTCCGGTGGGATGCATAAGCATAAAAAAGTTCGATTTGACAACCAGTACCAAGGACTGTCAAGACTTCTACCTTATTCTCCCGGTGGAACGCCATGGGAAACCAGCAGAAGGTATCTTACGATTAATCCAGTTGGATATGCCTGGTCAGTGAAACAGGAGGGTTACAATACGGTAACCGTAACGTTTTTTGATCGTAGCTTACATAGGGAGTATCATTTCCGTGACTTTAACAGTATCGATATTGCATCCATGAACGGAGAAGGTATTTTGTTGGCGGGAAGTGCATATCACAAATCTTTGCATGGCTCTAAAGAAAGGGTTAAGGCCACGATGATCTTTAAAACGCATGATCAAAGCCGCAATTGGCAGCGAGAGATACAGCTACAGCCTGGGGAATTTCTAACTTCTGTATCTCTTGGTCCTAATGCTGTGTTTGCATGCTCATCTTTGGGCTATGTTCGCCGATACAGTCTCTACGGACGTCTTGAGAGACTCGAGAAGATGCCTCCCGTGGTGGCTTGCATCAATAGTAGCAAGTATCTAGTGACGGTCACCTACACGTCTCCCTACAATTACAGTTTCAACTTGCAAGATCTAGACGGTAAGTACTATCAAAGGAGCGAAAGTCTTCCTATTAGTGTATCCGTTGAAGGTAAAAGACATCCAATTAGAGggctcttcttttcctcggATGGAGACCCATGCATTGTCGGCCAGGATAATGTGATATTGGTGCTTAGTCGATGGAGGGATCCTTTACAAGCATGCTGGGTTCCTATATTGGATGCAAATGAAGGTCTCAGACGTATTGCTACGGGTGACAATGTTACCGCATGGCCTTTGGGTTTGTTCAAGGATCAGTTCAACTTTATAGTGGTGAGAGGATCAGAATATCCATCTTTCCCATTGACATTACCATCGGAAATGTCTGTGAAGCTGCCGGTTGGAGACGATTCCGAGGGACAGAAAACGGAAGACACAAATGAGGAAGGAAATGGTATAGACAACGATAGCGACGATCAGCcgaaagagaagaagaatagtGGTAATTCagccgaagaagaactcaTAAGAACAATTGTTCAGGCTGAACTTCTTAATGATGCAATCAccaatgatgatgttgaagatgaaactgcTGAGGAGAGGCTTGCAGCACTTAGCGTTCGATACGATGCAGCATTATTGAAACAGGTGGGACAATCATGTAACGAAGGAGATATTTCGGATGCATTTTATTTATCTACGAAACTTAGAGATGATAGAGCATTGGCAGCTGCTGCCAAAATGGCCGAGCGACTGGAATTGGCTGGCTTGGTAGCTAAGATTAATCGTCTTAGAGAGGCTAGAAtggaaatagaagaagaagcagaagaagagtga
- the RPB3 gene encoding 45 kDa subunit of RNA polymerase II (BUSCO:EOG09342OFI) — translation MSNKEPQVTIRKAGRDDVDFILSDVDMALANSLRRTMLAEVPTLAIDLVDIRTNTSVLADEFLAHRLGLVPLESEDIDRLKYTRDCTCEDHCEKCSVTLQLKARCDSDETMNVYSSHLVMASPNTGLNLGQPVIRDPQKKGVLICKLKKHQQLSITCIAKKGIAKEHAKWSPCAAIGFEYDPWNKLKHTDLWYEEDVDKEWPKSANCEWEEPPVPGEKVDYNAKPNRFYVNVETTGVLKPNEVISKGCTELQKKVANIVFELDKLDHKEQEEREDRAGRGPEDTMGGMDSMDTGADHYYPSASGENGQFDTDMSGSAGRW, via the coding sequence atgtCGAACAAGGAACCACAAGTGACAATAAGAAAGGCAGGACGTGATGATGTGGACTTCATTCTATCAGACGTGGATATGGCTCTCGCCAACTCCCTTAGAAGAACGATGCTTGCCGAGGTGCCCACGCTAGCGATCGATTTGGTGGATATTCGTACCAATACAAGTGTTTTGGCGGACGAATTTTTGGCTCACAGGTTGGGTCTAGTTCCGTTGGAGAGCGAAGATATCGACCGATTAAAGTATACCAGAGATTGTACCTGTGAGGATCATTGCGAGAAGTGTTCTGTAACACTACAGTTGAAGGCCAGATGCGATTCTGATGAAACAATGAATGTATATTCAAGTCATTTGGTGATGGCTAGCCCGAATACTGGACTAAATCTAGGCCAACCGGTGATCAGAGACCCTCAGAAAAAGGGAGTGCTAATCTgtaagttgaagaagcaccAACAGTTAAGCATCACATGTATTGCAAAAAAAGGAATTGCCAAAGAGCATGCCAAATGGTCACCTTGTGCCGCCATTGGATTTGAATACGATCCTTGGAACAAGCTGAAGCATACAGACCTTTggtatgaagaagatgtcgACAAGGAATGGCCCAAGAGTGCCAATTGCGAATGGGAAGAGCCACCAGTGCCAGGAGAAAAGGTAGATTACAATGCCAAGCCTAATAGATTTTACGTGAATGTGGAAACGACCGGAGTGTTAAAACCCAACGAGGTGATTTCCAAAGGATGTACAGAAttacagaagaaggtggCCAACATTGTGTTTGAATTGGATAAACTAGACCATAAGGAGCAGGAGGAACGGGAGGATCGGGCAGGAAGAGGACCAGAAGATACTATGGGTGGCATGGATAGCATGGATACGGGTGCAGACCATTACTATCCATCAGCATCAGGAGAGAATGGTCAGTTCGATACAGATATGAGTGGATCTGCCGGTAGATGGTGA
- a CDS encoding uncharacterized protein (BUSCO:EOG09343HUQ), which produces MTYYVGCIDIHGGKVKQIVGRTLDSDDNISKHDSSLATNFVSEKPSSYYANLYKIHNIIRTHVIKLGSLEENNLVALEALKKWPGHMQIGGGINDTNAQYWIENGADKVIVTSWLFPGGEFDEARLEKIHELVGREHLVVDLSCRKRRDGNWVVAINKWQTLTEMELKKEVFEMFERYCSEFLVHAADVEGLCHGIDKELVGKLGEWCHVPVVYAGGARSVNDLDLVDGLSKGRVDLTFGSALDIFGGKLVKFEDCCKWNERPNKA; this is translated from the coding sequence ATGACCTACTATGTTGGCTGTATTGACATTCACGGAGGAAAAGTGAAACAGATTGTGGGTAGGACTTTGGATTCGGACGATAATATTTCGAAACATGATTCGAGTCTAGCTACCAATTTTGTTAGTGAGAAGCCATCTTCATACTATGCAAATCTATACAAGATACATAATATTATCCGGACTCATGTGATTAAGTTAGGATCtctggaagaaaataatCTGGTAGCACTGGAAGCATTAAAGAAATGGCCGGGCCATATGCAGATAGGAGGTGGAATCAACGATACAAACGCTCAATACTGGATTGAAAATGGTGCAGATAAGGTAATTGTAACGTCATGGTTATTTCCAGGTGGAGAATTTGACGAGGCTCGTTTAGAGAAAATCCATGAACTGGTAGGAAGAGAACATTTGGTAGTCGATCTAAGCTGTCGGAAAAGAAGGGACGGAAACTGGGTTGTGGCCATTAACAAATGGCAGACATTGACTGAGATGGAACTTAAGAAAGAAGTGTTTGAGATGTTTGAGAGATACTGCTCTGAATTCTTAGTTCACGCTGCCGATGTGGAAGGATTATGTCATGGAATAGACAAGGAATTGGTTGGAAAACTTGGCGAATGGTGTCATGTTCCTGTGGTGTATGCTGGAGGAGCCAGATCTGTGAATGATTTAGACTTGGTGGACGGATTGAGTAAGGGCAGAGTAGACTTGACGTTTGGAAGTGCGTTGGACATTTTTGGAGGAAAGTTGGTCAAATTTGAGGATTGTTGTAAGTGGAACGAGAGACCAAACAAAGCTTAG
- a CDS encoding uncharacterized protein (EggNog:ENOG41): MTFEDKSLDIYLNEFAYTPEESLVEVADNLSLAKEDALLRIDNEFLIDCSSSVLGSSSPSSKRTSTELSDCESSKVRDYTKTEIDVEECNWDYALKVDSHSPLFSDGISPKDLLIKEENEGILPLSEFNFMITQNSPSLNSVIEPVTNADSLFTISGPQPLPQSHRHSSSHSYSHSETYSKKAIIVGDYVTKNVPGDGKFEKLIEDYLLPHCSFNYLSNKYFQNRKKEGAFGSNIIFDINSKSRIPRTKEEDPGRFSVTSGTDINFYEPSIFRCHLIEEFKRQGREGLCPYCKLSERTGDNVDGLFFNMNSSAYLHHVTKQHGVFSNGTEMPLPVAIGSIKETKQMKKGVRTNIVDAATCPFCQKKVKIQKLDDHNLDGHNRFLGYFRHLLVHNMRKKNKAQ, translated from the coding sequence ATGACCTTCGAGGATAAATCCTTAGATATTTACTTGAATGAATTTGCTTATACGCCTGAAGAGTCCCTTGTTGAGGTTGCAGACAACCTAAGTCTTGCAAAGGAAGACGCGCTCTTAAGAATTGATAACGAATTTTTGATTGACTGTTCATCTTCAGTGCTTGGTTCTTCAAGCCCAAGCTCTAAAAGGACATCAACGGAACTAAGTGATTGTGAAAGTTCGAAGGTTCGCGATTATACCAAGACTGAAATAGACGTAGAGGAATGCAATTGGGATTACGCGCTGAAAGTTGACAGTCACAGTCCTTTATTTTCCGACGGGATTTCTCCAAAGGATTTACTTATAAAGGAGGAAAACGAAGGGATTTTGCCTCTTAGTGAGTTTAATTTCATGATTACACaaaattctccttctctaaaTTCTGTCATTGAACCAGTCACAAATGCAGATTCTCTATTCACTATTTCTGGTCCTCAACCTCTGCCTCAATCGCACAGGCATTCTAGTTCGCACTCCTACTCACATTCTGAAACATATTCGAAAAAAGCTATAATTGTGGGAGATTATGTCACTAAGAATGTACCCGGTGACGGTAAGTTTGAGAAATTAATAGAGGattatcttcttccccATTGCTCATTCAATTACCTCAGTAACAAGTATTTCCAaaataggaaaaaagaGGGAGCCTTTGGTAGCAATATCATTTTTGATATCAATTCCAAAAGTCGGATTCCCAGgactaaagaagaagatccgGGAAGATTTTCTGTTACCAGTGGTACAGATATCAATTTCTATGAACCATCGATATTTAGGTGCCATttaattgaagaattcaaaAGACAAGGCCGAGAAGGATTATGTCCATATTGTAAGTTAAGCGAACGAACCGGAGACAATGTGGATGgactctttttcaatatgAATTCTTCTGCATATCTACACCATGTAACAAAACAGCATGGTGTTTTTAGTAATGGTACTGAGATGCCATTACCTGTTGCTATTGGTAGTATTAAGGAAACcaagcagatgaagaaaggagtTAGAACTAACATAGTGGATGCAGCTACCTGTCCCTTCTGTCAAAAGAAGGTCAAAATTCAAAAGCTTGACGACCATAATTTAGACGGCCATAACCGGTTTCTCGGTTACTTCAGGCATCTGTTAGTACATAAcatgagaaagaaaaataaagcCCAATGA
- a CDS encoding uncharacterized protein (EggNog:ENOG41), with protein MAPLIVRFEDKYDPKMVENSRSEKKILRSGKPISLAQLKRKGQLAEKQKLKQAKTEEDKQDMKNDLELQRLLDESHILAGDHGFSGADVGFSGADVGFQDEVMGNSRVRTLDSRMQKLAEANQAHKHKLENMPMNYRKGMVKAQLKRISKYEEEAHEAGIILAKSRKGEFRRIGDDGTTSFTERIGSGMKKQSRMRDRGLRVNTVGKATSHGVLLSKHDLHKITGGDKKKRKGRK; from the coding sequence ATGGCACCTCTAATTGTGAGGTTTGAGGACAAATATGATCCCAAAATGGTTGAAAATAGTCGATcggaaaagaagattcttcGAAGTGGTAAACCGATCTCATTGGCACAACTCAAGCGTAAGGGTCAACTAGcagagaagcagaagctgAAACAAGCCAAGACTGAGGAAGACAAGCAAGACATGAAGAATGATCTTGAACTTCAACGATTACTTGATGAATCACATATTTTAGCCGGGGATCACGGTTTTTCTGGAGCGGACGTGGGTTTTTCTGGAGCGGACGTGGGTTTCCAGGATGAGGTGATGGGTAATTCAAGAGTGAGGACGCTGGATTCCAGGATGCAGAAGCTAGCAGAAGCAAACCAAGCTCATAAACATAAGTTGGAAAATATGCCCATGAATTATAGAAAAGGTATGGTTAAAGCTCAGCTGAAAAGAATCAGtaaatatgaagaagaggctcATGAAGCAGGAATCATTCTGGCCAAATCTAGGAAAGGAGAGTTTAGACGCATAGGTGATGATGGCACCACCTCGTTCACGGAGAGAATTGGTAGCGGTATGAAGAAACAGTCAAGAATGAGAGATAGGGGCTTGCGTGTCAATACTGTTGGAAAAGCCACTAGCCATGGTGTGCTGCTCTCGAAACATGATTTGCATAAGATCACAGGAGGTGATAAGAAAAAACgcaaaggaagaaaataa